The DNA region GCGACCACCGGCACAAATACGACGCAGCTCGCGACGACGGCGTTCGTCAACAACTCGATCACGGCTGCAACTGGACGCCTGCTGAATGTGCAGGTTTTCAGCACGAGCGGCACCTATACGCCGACTACGGGAACAACCCACGCACTGCTTCGAGTCCAGGCACCGGGCGGCGGATCGGGCGGCACATCGACCACGACGTCGTCGACCATCAGCATCAGTGCGCCCGGTTCTGCCGGCTCATTTGCGGAAGCTTGGTGGAGTGCGCCGGCATCTCAGACCGTAACCATCGGCTCCCCTGGAACAGGTGGTGCAGCCGCGGGTGCCGGTGGAACGGGCGGCACCACCAGCGTGGGATCGATCATTTCGTGTCCGGGCGGCATTGGTGGCAGCGCGGGTGCAGCCAGTACGCCACCGTTTGTGGTTGCGCCTGCAGCGTCGCCCTCTTCCTGCACGATTTCTGGGGCAACCGCGGTTCTCTCGATTGGGGGTGGGCGCGGGCAGTTTGCCCACGCACTGTCGACATCCGCCGCCGATGTGCCAACAGGCGGATCCGGATACCTCGGCTCGGCCAGCTATGGGACACCGCCCGGATACGGTTCAGGCGCGAGCGGAGCGTCTATCGGTATCAGCGCAACCGGAGCCACGGGCTTTACTGCAAGCCCTGGCATCGTGATTTTCTACGAGTACCAGTAGCGAAACGGATGAGTCGCCTGCTGGGCGATCGCCATATCTATATCGATGAGCTATCAACTTTTTCGCGTCGGCAAGGTCTGGCACTGCCGCTTCCAAATCAACGGCACACGCCAGCAACGTTCAACACGTGAAACCGATCGACAGCGCGCCGAGCAAGTTGCGGAGGCGGCTGTTCGCCAGGCAAAGCTTTGGACACGCGACAGCAAGGAGTTGCCGACCTTACGTGAGCTCGTACGCCAATGGCTCGTTGTCCACGAGTCGACAGCCAGTCGCGCACACGTCAAGGTCGTGGAGACGTTCGGGCGACTTCACCTCTACGATCTGGCCGACGTGCTGATCGACGAGCTGTCGACCGATCGCGTCGAGTTCGCGCGCGTGCGGCACCTTGAATCGCATGCGCCGGTATCGGCGAATCAGTGGCTCAAGGTGCTGCGCCTGCTCTGCAATTGGGCCGTACGGCGCGGCATCCTGGCGGCCGTCCCGTTCCGTGTCCGCGCGCTGAAGGTCCAGAAGAAGCCGCGGGCGATCCTGCCCGTCGCAATGGCCCGGGCATGGCTAGATGCCATCGACGCGGGCGAAGGCAATCGCGCCGGGGTCCGCACTGCAGTGCGCCTGATGCTCGGCCTGGGCCTGCGCGAATCGGAGACCATTACGGCACGATGGGAATGGCTCGACGTCGGGCGCCAGACCTACACGCCGGGTCGGACGAAGGGCCGCGAGGCTGATCCGATCCCCGTTCCGGCCTGGTTGATCGACTACCTGATGGCAGACTGGAAGGCGGCCGGCCCAATCCTGCAGAAAGCGAACGGTTGCCCGTATCCGGCTGGCTTCACGCGTTCGGCGATGTTGGCGGCCAACCGGGCAGTCGGTGCCCCCCACATCACCGCGCATCGACTACGCGGCACGTTCGCAACGTTGCTCTCTGAAGCCGGTGTCCCGGTGCAATCGATCCAACGAGCCCTTCGCCACAAGAACCTGACGACGACAGCGGCCTATCTCGAGGTCGACATGGGCACCGTGGCCGCCGGCCAGCAACGCATCGCAGAGAAGATCGGTCTCGGATTACACACGGAAACCAGTGGCGCGCCAGTGGCGAACTGTGACCCGCAACCCCAGCAATGACAAGGAATCGTGATCCCAAATGGTCATCGTGAATTCGTGCGCCGGTCGATCGGATCTCGCTCGCAAAACGGCCACCGGCGACACGGAATTCGGCCCTTCGGACGACCACGCCAGCCCTCGAAACCGCCCCGGGTCCTTCCACCCCCCTTCCGAACGGGCGGGCACTGCGCACCGCGGATTCCGACCAGCTACAAACTTCTGGAGTTGGTTGACAGAATCATCGATAGAGAAATTCTATTGCTTGACAAAATGGCCTTAAGCCCATGAAACGAAAGAAATTTCATTCGCACGTTGACCGGCGAAATTCTGTCAAGTTGGTTGACAGCAGGTTGACAAATTGACGGGCGAACGAGCTCGAGCATCCAATTTCGCGGCCGTTCCGGCCGCACCTTGCCAGAGGAAATCAATATGGCATTCATGAAGCAGTCGGAATTTGCGGACCTGTGCGGCGTGTCACGACAGGCCGTGCTCAACTGGAAGCGCGAGGGCAAGCTCGTGATGCAGGGCGCGCGCGTCGATGTCGATGCGTCCCTGGCTCGGCTCAGCCGGGTTCGGCGCGACGGCTCGCCCGTTCAGCTCGACGCGGGCAAGGAGGCAGTCGTCGACATCGAGATCCAGCCCGGCGAATCACTCGACCAGGCAGCAGAACGCCTTGCTGGCGAGATCGACGTCGACAGCACAAGTTTTGACGAAGCCAGGCGCATTAAGGAGGTCTATCTCGCCCTACTGCACCGCCTCGATTTCGAAAAGAAGTCTGGCGCCCTAGTGGAGCTCGACACGGCGAGCACAGTCCTGTTCGAGGAGTTCCGGGCTCAGCGCGATGCGTGGCTCAACTGGCCAGCGAAGGTCGGGCCACTGATTGCCTCCGAACTCGGCATCGAGGCCGACAAGATCACCTCGGTGCTGGTCGCCCATGTCCACAAGCAGATTGCACAACTGGGGGAGCCGGAGGTTCAGTTCAGCGAGGAACGCTGATCGTTTGACGCACTGCAGCAGTCCGCGTACACTTCGCGCCGCGGGGTGGAGCAGTCTGGCAGCTCGTCGGGCTCATAACCCGAAGGTCATAGGTTCAAATCCTATCCCCGCAACCAACATCGAAGCCCGCTCTGCGAAAGCAAGCGGGCTTTTTCTATGCATGCCAGACCACGAATTGAGCTCCACCGCCGTAGCGCGGTCAAATCGAAAATACCGTATCTCGTGAGAGACGCCTCATGAATACAGTCTTCTTACTGATGGCACAGTACGGGGCAACTGCTGTCGTTCCGGTCGAGCTTGTCTGCCGTGACTATTTCTCGCACCTGACGCCGGCGCAGCTGGTGATAAAGGTCAGTCTCGGCGAGATCGCGTTACCTCTCGTGCGCATCGAAGGGTCCAAGAAGTCCGCCAAGGGCGTCCACATTCAGGATCTCGCAAACTACATCGACGAGCGGCGTGCTGCAGCAATAAAGGAATGCGAGCAGCTGCGCTCGTAGCGCGCTGGCGTCCGATGTAGCGGCCGAATCACCCGACAAGGCCGCTGCCGTTTGCATGTGCCCCAGGCAGTTGGTGCAATACTGCTCGCGCAGCCTTGACGTCGACCGCATGACCGGCGGATCCCTCTCATGTATCAAGCAATTGCGGCCCACCGATCATGAACACTGTCTTCCTGCTGATGGCTCAGTACAACGCGACAGCGATCATACCGATCGACGTCGTGTGCCGAGACTACTTCGCGCCGATGACGGTCGCGACGCTTATCAGAAAGATCGGCTCCGGCGAAATTCCGCTTCCGCTCATTCGGATGGGAAAGTCCCAGAAGTGCGCCAAGGGCATCCACGTTCAGGATCTAGCGAACTACATTGATGAGCGCCGTGCGGCCGCATTGCAGGAATGCGCACAGCTGCGTGCCTGACCATGCTGATGCGTGTTGCCCATCCTATTGAGGGCAGCAGAGTCCAGCACGGCGACCCCGATCACACCCCGGTGCACCCGAATTGCCAGTAGCGCCAATGCCGAAGGCATCGACCCTGATGTGCGATCACTGTTGAGCGCACATGCAATCATGTCGAGCCGGACACAATCTGTTACGATTTCGAGAATTGAGAGGCGGCGCAATCAGGACGCCACCCCTGGCTCGCGCTACCTATATGATCTGGCAAATTCTTGCTCCATCGCAGGAGCTCACCGTGCCTCTGCCGACCTACTTCAACAAGGAGACCATGTACGGATTGGTCTCTCAAGTGCTGGACGAGGGGCACAACGCACGATGCAAAGTCATTTACCTTGATTTCGCCCCCTTGAAGTTCATCGACTCGGCCGGCGTCACGGTTCTTAGCAATCTCATCGAGTTCTTGAAGAAGATCGGAGCCAAGACCTATTTCAAAGGTCACAAGACTCTCCATACGCCCGTCCGATTCTTGGACGATTCCGGCTTCTTCCGTCAGTATTTAGGGTACGATCTCCAACAAGGGGCGGCCGTCCGCGCCACAACTCTCCCGCTGCAGTTGGTCGAATACTCCCGCAGCTATGGCTACATGGAAAATCGACTGGTGCCGTGGTTGGCGAATGCCCTTGAGACCGAGGAGCGGGCGCTTTCGACCGTTAAGGTCTGCTTTCAAGAAATTTTCAACAATATCAACGACCATTCGCAGGTCAACATCGGCTGCATCTTTGCACAGCACTATCCGAACAAGGACCTGATCCAAATCACGGTATCGGATTTCGGCGTCGGCATCCCTTACAGGGTGCAGCAGCTCGAGGGCAATCTGTCTGATCAGCAAGCTATCGCTCGAGCCTCGGAGCAGGGGTTTACCACCCAAACGACCGTTCGAAATCGAGGAGCCGGCCTTCACGTTTTGGTACAAAACGTCGCCGCCAGGAATGACGGGGCAGTGATGATCCACTCCCGCCGTGGTATCCTCACTTGTGTCAGGGGGAGGGATGGAGTGAAGCGAACGCCGCGTCCAGCAAAGGGGTTCTACCCTGGGACACTGATCCAGTTGGCGCTCCACACCAACACTTTTGTTTCTGACGAGATTGACGAGGAGTTCGAATGGTGATTCGCGCCCTTGATATAGTAAAGCAGTGCTACAGTAATGCAGATGGGCATAAGCTGTATGAGGCTATCTACGCGCCCATTAAGCGCGGCGAGGGAGTCGTTGTTTC from Burkholderia ambifaria AMMD includes:
- a CDS encoding STAS domain-containing protein produces the protein MPLPTYFNKETMYGLVSQVLDEGHNARCKVIYLDFAPLKFIDSAGVTVLSNLIEFLKKIGAKTYFKGHKTLHTPVRFLDDSGFFRQYLGYDLQQGAAVRATTLPLQLVEYSRSYGYMENRLVPWLANALETEERALSTVKVCFQEIFNNINDHSQVNIGCIFAQHYPNKDLIQITVSDFGVGIPYRVQQLEGNLSDQQAIARASEQGFTTQTTVRNRGAGLHVLVQNVAARNDGAVMIHSRRGILTCVRGRDGVKRTPRPAKGFYPGTLIQLALHTNTFVSDEIDEEFEW
- a CDS encoding tyrosine-type recombinase/integrase, producing the protein MSYQLFRVGKVWHCRFQINGTRQQRSTRETDRQRAEQVAEAAVRQAKLWTRDSKELPTLRELVRQWLVVHESTASRAHVKVVETFGRLHLYDLADVLIDELSTDRVEFARVRHLESHAPVSANQWLKVLRLLCNWAVRRGILAAVPFRVRALKVQKKPRAILPVAMARAWLDAIDAGEGNRAGVRTAVRLMLGLGLRESETITARWEWLDVGRQTYTPGRTKGREADPIPVPAWLIDYLMADWKAAGPILQKANGCPYPAGFTRSAMLAANRAVGAPHITAHRLRGTFATLLSEAGVPVQSIQRALRHKNLTTTAAYLEVDMGTVAAGQQRIAEKIGLGLHTETSGAPVANCDPQPQQ
- a CDS encoding pyocin activator PrtN family protein codes for the protein MNTVFLLMAQYGATAVVPVELVCRDYFSHLTPAQLVIKVSLGEIALPLVRIEGSKKSAKGVHIQDLANYIDERRAAAIKECEQLRS
- a CDS encoding pyocin activator PrtN family protein translates to MNTVFLLMAQYNATAIIPIDVVCRDYFAPMTVATLIRKIGSGEIPLPLIRMGKSQKCAKGIHVQDLANYIDERRAAALQECAQLRA